A genome region from Paludibacterium sp. B53371 includes the following:
- a CDS encoding ornithine carbamoyltransferase — MAFNLRNRHFLKMLDFTPREIRYMLDLARDLKRAKYNGTEQQHLKGKNVALIFEKTSTRTRCAFEVACYDQGAHVTYLGPSGSQIGHKESMKDTARVLGRMYDAIEYRGFSQEMVEKELAAYAGVPVYNGLTDEFHPTQMLADVLTMWENSDKPLSQISYTYMGDARNNMGNSLLVIGCKLGMHVRIGAPKHLWPTDELVAECKKIAAETGARITLTEDPVEAVKGTDFVHTDVWVSMGEPESAWKERIDLLKPYQVNMALMKASGNPNVKFMHCLPAYHNKETKIGQWVFETFGLDGVEVTEDVFESPMALQFEQAENRMHTIKAILVATLGD, encoded by the coding sequence ATGGCTTTCAATCTGCGCAACCGTCATTTTCTGAAGATGCTGGACTTCACCCCGCGTGAAATCCGCTACATGCTGGACCTGGCCCGTGATCTGAAGCGTGCCAAGTACAACGGCACCGAGCAGCAGCACCTGAAGGGCAAAAATGTCGCTCTGATCTTCGAAAAGACCTCGACCCGTACCCGCTGTGCGTTCGAAGTGGCCTGCTATGACCAGGGCGCGCACGTGACCTACCTCGGCCCGTCCGGCTCGCAGATCGGTCACAAGGAATCGATGAAGGATACCGCCCGCGTTCTGGGCCGCATGTACGATGCCATCGAATACCGTGGCTTCAGCCAGGAAATGGTTGAGAAGGAACTGGCTGCCTACGCTGGTGTGCCGGTGTACAACGGTCTGACCGACGAATTCCACCCGACCCAGATGCTGGCCGACGTGCTGACCATGTGGGAAAACAGCGACAAGCCGCTGTCCCAGATCAGCTACACCTACATGGGTGACGCCCGCAACAACATGGGTAACTCGCTGCTGGTGATCGGTTGCAAACTGGGTATGCACGTACGCATCGGTGCGCCGAAGCACCTGTGGCCGACCGACGAACTGGTTGCCGAGTGCAAGAAGATCGCCGCTGAAACCGGCGCCCGCATCACGCTGACCGAAGATCCGGTCGAAGCCGTGAAGGGTACCGACTTCGTTCACACCGACGTCTGGGTGTCGATGGGCGAGCCGGAATCGGCCTGGAAGGAACGTATCGACCTGCTGAAGCCGTATCAGGTCAACATGGCGCTGATGAAGGCCAGCGGCAACCCGAACGTGAAGTTCATGCACTGCCTGCCGGCGTACCACAACAAGGAAACCAAGATCGGTCAGTGGGTCTTCGAGACCTTCGGTCTGGACGGCGTGGAAGTGACCGAAGACGTCTTCGAGTCGCCGATGGCCCTGCAGTTCGAACAAGCTGAAAACCGCATGCACACCATCAAGGCGATCCTGGTCGCCACCCTGGGTGACTGA
- the arcC gene encoding carbamate kinase — MRVVVALGGNALQRRGEVMTAENQRNNVKIAAKQLATVANKHQLVVAHGNGPQVGLLGLQNDAYARHVDGKVTPYPLDVLGAQTEGMIGYMIEQELGNELPFEVPLATILCQTEVDANDPAFKNPTKFVGPVYTKEDAEKMAAEKGWTVKADGEYYRRVVPSPKPKRIFEMRPIKWMMEKGTVVIAAGGGGIPTMYDASGKRLGGVEAVIDKDLSSSLLAREVEADYFVIATDVKSVFVGWGTPEAKAIRMAHPDEMDKLGFAAGSMGPKVEAACEFARLTGKRAVIGALEDIEMIVEGKAGTIISTEKAGIEWY, encoded by the coding sequence ATGCGAGTAGTCGTAGCTCTGGGTGGTAACGCCCTGCAACGCCGCGGTGAAGTGATGACCGCCGAAAACCAGCGCAACAACGTCAAGATCGCCGCCAAGCAACTGGCGACCGTCGCCAACAAGCACCAACTGGTCGTGGCTCACGGTAACGGCCCGCAAGTTGGCCTGCTGGGTCTGCAGAATGATGCCTATGCCCGTCACGTTGACGGCAAGGTGACCCCGTACCCGCTGGACGTGCTGGGCGCCCAGACCGAAGGCATGATCGGCTACATGATCGAACAAGAGCTGGGTAACGAGCTGCCGTTCGAAGTGCCGCTGGCCACCATCCTGTGTCAGACCGAAGTCGATGCCAATGACCCGGCATTCAAGAACCCGACCAAGTTCGTCGGCCCGGTCTACACCAAGGAAGACGCTGAAAAGATGGCCGCCGAAAAGGGCTGGACCGTCAAGGCCGATGGCGAGTACTACCGTCGTGTGGTACCGAGCCCGAAGCCGAAGCGCATTTTCGAAATGCGTCCGATCAAGTGGATGATGGAAAAGGGCACCGTGGTGATCGCTGCCGGCGGTGGCGGCATCCCGACCATGTACGATGCCAGCGGCAAGCGCCTGGGTGGTGTCGAAGCCGTCATCGACAAGGACCTGTCCTCCTCCCTGCTGGCGCGTGAAGTCGAAGCCGATTACTTCGTGATCGCCACCGACGTGAAGAGCGTGTTCGTTGGCTGGGGTACCCCGGAAGCCAAGGCCATCCGCATGGCTCACCCGGACGAAATGGACAAGCTGGGCTTTGCGGCCGGCTCCATGGGCCCGAAGGTCGAAGCGGCTTGCGAATTTGCCCGTCTGACCGGCAAGCGTGCCGTGATCGGCGCGCTGGAAGACATCGAAATGATCGTCGAAGGCAAGGCCGGCACCATCATCTCGACCGAAAAGGCCGGGATCGAATGGTACTGA
- a CDS encoding HD domain-containing phosphohydrolase, translating into MAESHPPADHPFIVGSSVRVLLCLLIAGLVLLTAIPLMLFYYQQLQQQQLIAQNRLFRQSVHAVSQEVSQAGSRAETAVALLASLPTPAPAQAAQQIGLFIASLQNNPDLQAVFCGQQDGAFLLVRRLDGAIRQRFAHAPPGTRWLLQQIPPHAAGPARQQFQFLNHEGRALAAPFYVIRSYHPAQRPWFQMAQTATGVVHTGLYRFATTEELGITHARRSHDGKVIYGVDTQLSRLHSLLLQQRPSPHARLILLDAQRNLLVGTTQDARLADAALQAWQQQSPQSLSATWQAENESWRVALSQVASQGAAPLQLLMLVPEHEVFAEGVAISRDAVRIPLLLLLVLLPLGWLLANWISRPIQHLVETTLRIQAMDFDTPPLQRTPVREMNALMTATESMKITIRDFIGLSRQIVAETETGQLMQMLLQTTRQAMDAERAAIWLRQDDQLVPSCGQTQQAETLAIGTLPVDDALLAALSGTGGEAAMLSVRTAWLPQGMQALCPGQTARLTVFVLRLENQAMNGLLVLADPAQGPIAPNWGRLNYLKALVSFAAIALHNRQLANSLQTLMNALVELIASAIDTKSPYTGGHCKRVPHIAQALAEAAEQCRHGSLADFSMREEDRQALFFASWLHDCGKVTTPEYIVDKATKLETLYNRIHEIRMRFEVLKRDADIRYWQGLCAGGDPHLLQQQRTEAHSQLDADFAFVAHCNIGSEAMSDADLARLQQIAERRWQRTLSDRLGLGHLESQHVAQTAAASLPVEEKLLDDKAIHRYPWPADSRQEDLRWGFTLQRPAWRANLGEYYNLSIRRGTLNEEERYKINEHIMETIKMLGTLPLPAHLQQVPEIAGGHHERIDGKGYPRGLKGAQMSVLARVMAIADVFEALTASDRPYKEAKPMSEVLKIMVQMACGGHLDVALLRVFLQDDIWRSYAEQFMAAGLQDVVSAAPYLAMLPDN; encoded by the coding sequence ATGGCCGAATCCCATCCTCCCGCGGATCATCCCTTCATCGTCGGCAGCTCGGTCAGGGTCCTGCTGTGTCTGCTGATTGCCGGCCTGGTACTGCTCACCGCCATACCGCTGATGCTGTTTTATTACCAGCAATTGCAACAGCAGCAGCTCATTGCACAAAACCGCCTGTTCCGGCAAAGCGTGCATGCGGTCAGCCAGGAGGTCAGTCAGGCCGGAAGCCGGGCGGAAACGGCAGTCGCGCTGCTCGCCAGCCTGCCGACACCAGCACCGGCACAAGCCGCCCAGCAGATCGGACTGTTCATTGCCAGTCTGCAGAACAATCCTGACTTGCAGGCCGTATTCTGTGGTCAGCAGGATGGCGCTTTCTTGCTGGTGCGCCGCCTGGACGGCGCCATCCGCCAGCGCTTTGCCCATGCCCCGCCCGGTACCCGCTGGCTGCTGCAGCAGATTCCGCCTCACGCCGCCGGTCCGGCCCGGCAGCAGTTCCAGTTCCTGAATCACGAGGGACGGGCGCTCGCCGCCCCTTTCTATGTCATCCGGTCCTACCACCCGGCGCAGCGGCCCTGGTTTCAAATGGCTCAGACAGCGACCGGCGTGGTGCACACCGGCCTGTATCGCTTTGCCACCACCGAGGAACTGGGCATCACCCATGCGCGCCGCAGCCATGACGGCAAGGTGATCTACGGTGTCGACACCCAGCTCTCGCGGCTGCACAGCTTGCTGCTGCAACAGCGGCCCAGCCCGCATGCCCGGCTGATCTTGCTGGATGCCCAGCGCAATCTGCTGGTCGGCACGACACAGGATGCCCGCCTGGCAGACGCCGCGCTGCAGGCCTGGCAGCAGCAGTCCCCTCAGTCGCTGTCGGCGACCTGGCAGGCAGAAAATGAAAGCTGGCGGGTGGCCCTGAGTCAGGTGGCCAGTCAGGGCGCCGCCCCCTTGCAATTGCTGATGCTGGTACCGGAGCACGAGGTATTTGCCGAAGGGGTGGCCATCAGCCGCGATGCAGTGCGCATTCCCCTTCTGCTTCTGCTGGTACTGTTGCCGCTGGGCTGGCTGCTGGCCAACTGGATCAGCCGGCCGATTCAGCATCTGGTGGAAACCACGCTGCGCATCCAGGCCATGGATTTCGATACCCCGCCACTGCAACGCACGCCGGTACGGGAGATGAACGCCCTCATGACGGCGACCGAATCGATGAAGATCACCATCCGCGACTTCATTGGTCTGAGCCGGCAAATCGTCGCCGAAACCGAGACCGGGCAATTGATGCAAATGTTGCTGCAAACCACCCGGCAGGCGATGGACGCCGAGCGGGCCGCCATCTGGTTGCGGCAGGACGATCAGCTCGTGCCCAGTTGCGGACAGACACAGCAGGCGGAGACCCTGGCCATCGGCACTCTGCCGGTGGACGATGCCCTGCTGGCGGCACTGAGCGGCACGGGTGGCGAGGCGGCCATGCTGAGTGTCCGCACGGCATGGCTCCCGCAGGGTATGCAGGCGCTGTGTCCCGGACAGACAGCCCGCCTGACGGTGTTTGTCTTGCGGCTGGAGAATCAGGCGATGAACGGACTGCTGGTGCTGGCGGATCCGGCACAGGGACCCATTGCACCGAACTGGGGCCGCCTGAACTACCTGAAAGCGCTGGTCAGCTTTGCTGCCATCGCCCTGCACAACCGGCAACTGGCCAACTCGCTGCAGACGCTGATGAATGCGCTGGTCGAGCTGATTGCCAGTGCGATTGATACCAAATCGCCTTATACCGGCGGACACTGCAAGCGTGTGCCGCACATTGCCCAGGCGCTGGCAGAGGCGGCGGAGCAATGCCGCCACGGCAGCCTGGCGGATTTCAGCATGCGTGAAGAGGATCGCCAGGCCCTCTTTTTCGCCAGCTGGCTGCATGATTGCGGCAAGGTCACCACGCCGGAATACATCGTCGACAAGGCCACCAAACTGGAAACCCTCTACAACCGCATCCACGAAATCCGCATGCGCTTCGAGGTCCTCAAACGCGATGCCGACATTCGTTACTGGCAGGGCCTGTGTGCGGGCGGCGACCCTCATTTACTGCAGCAGCAACGGACCGAGGCGCACTCACAGCTGGATGCGGATTTTGCCTTTGTCGCGCACTGCAATATCGGCAGTGAAGCCATGTCCGATGCGGATCTGGCGCGCCTGCAGCAGATCGCCGAGCGGCGCTGGCAGCGCACACTCAGCGACCGTCTGGGGCTGGGGCACCTCGAATCGCAACATGTGGCACAAACAGCGGCTGCATCCTTGCCGGTCGAGGAGAAGCTGCTCGACGACAAGGCGATTCACCGCTATCCCTGGCCGGCGGACAGCCGGCAGGAGGATCTGCGCTGGGGCTTTACCCTGCAGCGACCGGCCTGGCGCGCCAATCTCGGCGAGTACTACAACCTGTCCATCCGGCGCGGCACGCTCAACGAAGAGGAGCGTTACAAGATCAACGAGCACATCATGGAGACCATCAAGATGCTCGGCACGCTGCCGTTGCCGGCGCACCTGCAGCAGGTGCCGGAAATTGCCGGCGGTCATCATGAGCGGATCGACGGCAAGGGCTATCCGCGCGGGTTGAAGGGTGCGCAGATGAGCGTACTGGCACGGGTCATGGCGATTGCGGATGTGTTTGAGGCGCTCACCGCCTCGGACCGGCCCTATAAAGAAGCCAAGCCGATGAGCGAGGTGTTGAAAATCATGGTGCAAATGGCCTGCGGCGGGCATCTGGACGTCGCGCTGCTGCGGGTCTTCCTGCAAGACGATATCTGGCGCAGCTACGCCGAACAATTCATGGCGGCCGGGCTGCAGGACGTGGTGTCAGCCGCGCCCTATCTGGCGATGCTGCCGGACAACTGA
- a CDS encoding glycoside hydrolase family 1 protein: MHHRQWQPFPSDFLWGAASAAYQIEGGWQADGKGPSVWDVFSKQPGRTFKGSNGDVAVDHYHRYAEDVALMAEMGLKAYRFSISWPRIFPQGRGEPNEGGLAFYERLIDALLAHGIEPVVTLYHWDAPQCLMDEYGAWESRRIVDDFDHYCRTLFQRFGHKVRTWITLNEQNIDTIRSYLLAKHPPAVQDRRRFYQANHHAFLANARAIRSFRELVPQGRIGPTFSYCPAYAASSQPADIIAAESAEEFNNHWWLDVYVTGQYPRSAWRWLEAQGEAPQTEAGDAELLASARPDFLGINYYFSQTFEDNGLDGVGAADFNTSGQKGSTPDSGVPGLFKTVANPHLPTSNWDWAIDPDGLRITLRRVTSRYRLPILITENGLGEFDTLTDDGKVHDDYRIDFLRRHLLACQQAISDGTELLGYCAWSFTDLLSWLNGYQKRYGFVYINRDETDPRDLARIRKDSFFWYQRVIRANGSQGLLAD, from the coding sequence ATGCATCATCGTCAATGGCAGCCTTTCCCGAGCGATTTCCTCTGGGGTGCCGCCTCGGCAGCCTATCAGATCGAGGGCGGGTGGCAGGCAGACGGCAAGGGGCCGTCGGTATGGGATGTGTTCAGCAAGCAGCCGGGGCGGACCTTCAAGGGCAGCAACGGTGATGTGGCGGTCGATCATTACCATCGCTATGCCGAAGATGTCGCCCTGATGGCCGAGATGGGGCTGAAGGCGTATCGCTTCTCGATCAGCTGGCCACGCATTTTCCCGCAGGGCCGGGGCGAGCCGAACGAAGGCGGTCTGGCTTTCTATGAGCGGCTGATCGATGCCTTGCTGGCACACGGGATCGAGCCGGTGGTGACGCTGTATCACTGGGATGCCCCGCAATGTCTGATGGATGAGTATGGGGCCTGGGAGTCGCGGCGCATTGTCGACGACTTTGATCATTACTGCCGCACCCTGTTCCAGCGTTTCGGCCACAAGGTGCGCACCTGGATCACGCTCAACGAGCAGAACATCGACACCATCCGCAGCTACCTGCTGGCCAAGCACCCGCCCGCCGTGCAGGACCGTCGTCGCTTCTATCAGGCCAATCATCACGCCTTCCTGGCCAATGCGCGCGCCATCCGTTCTTTCCGCGAGCTGGTGCCGCAGGGTCGCATCGGGCCGACGTTCAGCTATTGCCCGGCGTATGCCGCCAGCAGCCAGCCTGCCGACATCATCGCGGCAGAGAGTGCCGAAGAGTTCAATAATCACTGGTGGCTGGATGTGTATGTCACCGGGCAATATCCGCGCTCAGCCTGGCGCTGGCTGGAGGCCCAGGGCGAGGCGCCGCAGACAGAGGCCGGCGATGCCGAGCTGCTGGCCAGTGCCCGGCCGGATTTCCTCGGCATCAATTACTATTTCTCGCAAACCTTCGAAGACAACGGACTGGACGGTGTCGGTGCCGCCGACTTCAATACCAGTGGCCAGAAAGGCAGTACGCCGGACAGCGGCGTTCCCGGCTTGTTCAAGACCGTGGCCAACCCGCATCTGCCGACGTCCAACTGGGACTGGGCGATTGATCCGGATGGTCTGCGCATTACCCTGCGCCGGGTCACCAGCCGCTACCGGCTGCCGATCCTGATTACCGAAAACGGCCTGGGCGAGTTCGATACCCTGACCGATGACGGCAAGGTGCATGACGACTACCGCATTGATTTCCTGCGCCGTCATCTGCTCGCCTGCCAGCAGGCCATCAGCGACGGCACCGAGCTGCTCGGCTACTGCGCCTGGTCGTTTACCGATCTGCTCAGCTGGCTCAACGGTTATCAGAAGCGTTACGGCTTCGTGTACATCAACCGTGACGAGACCGACCCGCGCGATCTGGCGCGCATCCGCAAGGACAGCTTCTTCTGGTATCAGCGCGTGATCCGCGCCAACGGCAGCCAGGGGTTGCTGGCCGACTGA
- a CDS encoding LacI family DNA-binding transcriptional regulator, translated as MAVAQRAGVSASTVSRFLSGKARLSAAARQAVEEAIAALDYRPNALAQSLKRGASMTIGVLTPAVDSPLLSAALLGIDQTLSAQGYVPLMACGHWLAQEEQKRIDLLLSQRVDGLIILSSALPDEALARLAARLPLMVIGAGAPAAWRLGVDNQQGAWQATQHLLSLGHRRIAHIAGPADRASARARLAGYRQAMQEAGLAPEPALIREGDWLPASGEQAVEHWLSQGQSFTAIFAANDQMAAGARLALYRHGLAVPGQVSLIGFDAVPASACMTPPLTTVDTHMPALGARAAELLVRRLRGESVSDTLLPPRLLVRESCAPQAQ; from the coding sequence ATGGCGGTCGCCCAACGCGCCGGCGTTTCCGCCAGCACCGTCTCGCGTTTCCTCAGCGGCAAAGCCCGCCTGTCCGCCGCGGCCCGCCAGGCCGTGGAAGAGGCCATCGCCGCACTGGACTACCGCCCCAATGCGCTGGCGCAAAGCCTGAAGCGCGGCGCCTCCATGACCATCGGCGTGCTGACGCCGGCCGTGGACAGCCCGCTGCTGAGTGCCGCCTTGCTCGGCATTGACCAGACGCTGAGCGCCCAGGGCTATGTCCCGCTGATGGCCTGTGGTCACTGGCTGGCGCAAGAAGAACAGAAGCGCATCGATCTGCTGCTGTCGCAGCGGGTCGACGGCCTGATCATCCTGTCGAGCGCCCTGCCGGACGAGGCCCTGGCGCGGCTGGCCGCCCGGCTGCCACTGATGGTCATCGGCGCCGGTGCGCCGGCCGCATGGCGTCTCGGCGTCGACAATCAGCAGGGGGCCTGGCAGGCCACGCAACATCTGTTATCGCTGGGACATCGGCGCATCGCCCATATTGCCGGACCCGCAGACCGCGCCAGTGCCCGGGCCCGGCTGGCAGGTTACCGGCAGGCCATGCAGGAGGCCGGTCTGGCGCCGGAGCCGGCGCTGATCCGCGAGGGTGACTGGCTGCCGGCCAGCGGCGAGCAGGCGGTCGAGCACTGGTTGTCACAGGGGCAGTCCTTCACCGCCATTTTTGCCGCCAACGACCAGATGGCCGCCGGTGCCCGTCTGGCCTTGTACCGTCACGGTCTGGCCGTACCCGGGCAAGTCTCGCTGATTGGCTTCGATGCCGTGCCGGCCTCTGCCTGCATGACCCCGCCGCTGACGACGGTTGACACCCACATGCCCGCGCTCGGCGCCCGGGCAGCCGAACTGCTGGTGCGCCGACTGCGTGGGGAAAGCGTGTCGGACACCCTCCTGCCGCCTCGTTTGTTAGTGCGAGAATCCTGTGCGCCACAGGCGCAATGA
- the gcvT gene encoding glycine cleavage system aminomethyltransferase GcvT — translation MTAPKRTPLFAEHVAAQGKMVDFAGWEMPIHYGSQLKEHELVRADAGMFDVSHMTVVDITGSQARAWLQKLIANDVAKLGFEGKALYSGMLNQDGGVVDDLIVYLTSYGYRMVINAGTTEKDLAWMESQRAGFDVQLKVRRDLAMLAVQGPNAIAKFCDVKPEAADRVKALKVFQGVFCGEWFIARTGYTGEDGLELMLPAEEIAGLFRALIAGGVAPCGLGARDTLRLEAGMNLYGHDMDESVLPLEAGMGWTIAWEPAERDFNGRKALEAAKAAGLKMKQVGLVLEGRGVLRDGLRVVVPGVGEGVITSGSFSPTLKHSIAIARVPVGTGAEAQVDLRGTLTPVRVVKMPFVRNGKKVFE, via the coding sequence ATGACGGCCCCGAAACGCACACCCCTGTTTGCAGAACATGTTGCCGCCCAAGGCAAGATGGTTGATTTTGCCGGTTGGGAAATGCCCATCCACTATGGTTCGCAGCTCAAGGAGCACGAACTGGTGCGTGCCGATGCCGGCATGTTCGATGTGTCCCACATGACGGTGGTGGATATCACCGGTTCGCAAGCCAGGGCCTGGCTGCAAAAACTCATCGCCAACGATGTCGCCAAGCTCGGCTTCGAAGGCAAGGCGCTGTATTCCGGCATGCTCAACCAGGACGGCGGCGTGGTCGACGACCTGATCGTCTACCTGACCAGCTACGGCTACCGCATGGTGATCAATGCCGGCACCACCGAAAAGGACCTGGCCTGGATGGAAAGCCAGCGCGCCGGCTTCGACGTGCAACTCAAGGTGCGCCGCGACCTGGCCATGCTGGCCGTGCAGGGCCCGAATGCCATCGCCAAGTTCTGCGACGTCAAGCCGGAAGCGGCCGACCGCGTCAAGGCGCTCAAGGTCTTCCAGGGCGTCTTCTGTGGTGAGTGGTTCATCGCCCGCACCGGCTATACCGGTGAGGATGGTCTGGAGCTGATGCTGCCGGCCGAAGAGATTGCCGGGCTGTTCCGTGCGCTGATCGCCGGTGGCGTGGCGCCGTGTGGTCTGGGCGCGCGCGACACCCTGCGGCTGGAAGCCGGCATGAACCTGTACGGTCATGATATGGATGAAAGCGTGTTGCCGCTGGAAGCCGGCATGGGCTGGACCATCGCCTGGGAACCGGCCGAGCGCGACTTCAATGGTCGCAAGGCGCTGGAAGCCGCCAAGGCGGCCGGTCTGAAGATGAAACAGGTGGGCCTGGTGCTGGAAGGCCGCGGCGTGCTGCGCGATGGTCTGCGCGTAGTGGTGCCCGGCGTCGGCGAAGGCGTGATTACCAGCGGCAGCTTCTCGCCCACCCTCAAGCATTCCATTGCCATTGCCCGTGTGCCGGTCGGTACCGGTGCAGAGGCGCAAGTGGATCTGCGTGGCACCCTGACCCCGGTGCGCGTGGTCAAAATGCCGTTCGTGCGCAATGGCAAGAAGGTTTTCGAATAA
- the gcvH gene encoding glycine cleavage system protein GcvH: MSNIPSDLKYVASHEWLRLGADGVITVGITHHAQELLGDIVFVELPQVEAALAADEQAGVVESVKAASDVYCPIAGTVVEVNATLEAEPQLANTDPYGEGWFFKMRPANPADFDALMDAAAYAAEIGE, encoded by the coding sequence ATGAGCAATATTCCGTCCGACCTGAAATATGTTGCCAGCCACGAGTGGCTGCGCCTTGGCGCCGATGGCGTGATCACCGTGGGCATCACCCACCATGCGCAGGAACTGCTGGGCGACATCGTGTTCGTCGAGCTGCCGCAAGTCGAAGCCGCCCTGGCGGCCGACGAGCAGGCCGGGGTCGTGGAGTCGGTCAAGGCTGCCTCCGATGTGTACTGTCCGATCGCCGGCACCGTGGTGGAAGTCAATGCCACCCTGGAAGCCGAGCCGCAGCTGGCCAATACCGACCCGTATGGCGAAGGCTGGTTCTTCAAGATGCGTCCGGCCAACCCGGCCGACTTTGACGCCCTGATGGACGCTGCCGCCTACGCTGCCGAAATCGGCGAGTAA